A genome region from Vulpes lagopus strain Blue_001 chromosome 7, ASM1834538v1, whole genome shotgun sequence includes the following:
- the MAP2K7 gene encoding dual specificity mitogen-activated protein kinase kinase 7 isoform X3: protein MAASSLEQKLSRLEAKLKQENREARRRIDLNLDISPQRPRPTLQLPLANDGGSRSPSSESSPQHPTPPARPRHMLGLPSTLFTPRSMESIEIDQKLQEIMKQTGYLTIGGQRYQAEINDLENLGEMGSGTCGQVWKMRFRKTGHVIAVKQMRRSGNKEENKRILMDLDVVLKSHDCPYIVQCFGTFITNTDVFIAMELMGTCAEKLKKRVQGPIPERILGKMTVAIVKALYYLKEKHGVIHRDVKPSNILLDERGQIKLCDFGISGRLVDSKAKTRSAGCAAYMAPERIDPPDPTKPDYDIRADVWSLGISLVELATGQFPYKNCKTDFEVLTKVLQEEPPLLPGHMGFSGDFQSFVKDCLTKDHRKRPKYNKLLEHSFIKRYEMLEVDVASWFKDVMAKTESPRTSGVLSQHHLPFFR from the exons ccctgcagctCCCGCTGGCCAATGATGGCGGCAGCCGCTCACCGTCCTCCGAGAGCTCGCCACAGcaccccacaccccctgcccggccccgccACATGCTGGGGCTGCCGTCAACCTTGTTCACCCCCCGCAGCATGGAGAG cATCGAGATTGACCAGAAGCTGCAGGAGATCATGAAGCAGACGGGCTACCTGACCATCGGAGGCCAG CGCTACCAGGCAGAAATCAACGACCTGGAGAACCTGGGGGAGATGGGCAGCGGCACTTGCGGTCAGGTGTGGAAGATGCGCTTCAGGAAGACGGGCCACGTCATTGCAGTCAAG CAAATGCGGCGCTCGGGGAATAAGGAGGAGAACAAGCGGATCCTCATGGACCTGGATGTGGTGCTCAAGAGCCATGACTGCCCCTACATTGTGCAGTGTTTCGGGACTTTCATCACTAAC ACGGATGTCTTCATTGCCATGGAGCTCATGGGCACGTGCGCTGAGAAGCTCAAGAAGCGGGTGCAGGGCCCTATCCCCGAGCGGATCCTGGGCAAGATGACGGTGGCG ATCGTGAAGGCGCTGTACTACCTGAAAGAGAAGCATGGTGTGATCCACCGTGACGTCAAGCCCTCGAACATCCTGCTGGACGAGCGGGGCCAGATCAAGCTCTGTGACTTCGGCATCAGTGGCCGTCTTGTTGATTCTAAGGCCAAGACGCGCAGCGCCGGCTGTGCCGCCTACATGGCA CCTGAGCGCATAGATCCTCCGGACCCCACCAAGCCAGACTATGATATCCGGGCTGACGTGTGGAGCCTGGGCATCTCCTTG GTGGAGCTGGCGACGGGACAGTTTCCCTACAAGAACTGCAAGACAGACTTTGAGGTCCTCACCAAAGTCCTGCAGGAAGAGCCCCCGCTCTTGCCCGGCCACATGGGCTTCTCAGGGGACTTCCAGTCCTTCGTCAAAGACTG cCTTACTAAGGATCACAGGAAGAGACCAAAGTATAATAAGCTACTT GAACACAGCTTCATCAAGCGCTACGAGATGCTGGAGGTAGACGTGGCTTCCTGGTTCAAGGATGTCATGGCGAAGACTGAGTCACCTAGGACGAGCGGAGTCCTGAGCCAGCACCACCTGCCCTTCTTCAGGTAG
- the MAP2K7 gene encoding dual specificity mitogen-activated protein kinase kinase 7 isoform X1 — translation MAASSLEQKLSRLEAKLKQENREARRRIDLNLDISPQRPRPTLQLPLANDGGSRSPSSESSPQHPTPPARPRHMLGLPSTLFTPRSMESIEIDQKLQEIMKQTGYLTIGGQVPPRRGSVLGWGHGTEAGTSSSSGCPCQRYQAEINDLENLGEMGSGTCGQVWKMRFRKTGHVIAVKQMRRSGNKEENKRILMDLDVVLKSHDCPYIVQCFGTFITNTDVFIAMELMGTCAEKLKKRVQGPIPERILGKMTVAIVKALYYLKEKHGVIHRDVKPSNILLDERGQIKLCDFGISGRLVDSKAKTRSAGCAAYMAPERIDPPDPTKPDYDIRADVWSLGISLVELATGQFPYKNCKTDFEVLTKVLQEEPPLLPGHMGFSGDFQSFVKDCLTKDHRKRPKYNKLLEHSFIKRYEMLEVDVASWFKDVMAKTESPRTSGVLSQHHLPFFR, via the exons ccctgcagctCCCGCTGGCCAATGATGGCGGCAGCCGCTCACCGTCCTCCGAGAGCTCGCCACAGcaccccacaccccctgcccggccccgccACATGCTGGGGCTGCCGTCAACCTTGTTCACCCCCCGCAGCATGGAGAG cATCGAGATTGACCAGAAGCTGCAGGAGATCATGAAGCAGACGGGCTACCTGACCATCGGAGGCCAGGTACCACCCAGGCGGGGCTCGGTCTTGGGGTGGGGGCACGGTACAGAGGCTGGCACATCCTCCAGCTCTGGCTGTCCTTGCCAGCGCTACCAGGCAGAAATCAACGACCTGGAGAACCTGGGGGAGATGGGCAGCGGCACTTGCGGTCAGGTGTGGAAGATGCGCTTCAGGAAGACGGGCCACGTCATTGCAGTCAAG CAAATGCGGCGCTCGGGGAATAAGGAGGAGAACAAGCGGATCCTCATGGACCTGGATGTGGTGCTCAAGAGCCATGACTGCCCCTACATTGTGCAGTGTTTCGGGACTTTCATCACTAAC ACGGATGTCTTCATTGCCATGGAGCTCATGGGCACGTGCGCTGAGAAGCTCAAGAAGCGGGTGCAGGGCCCTATCCCCGAGCGGATCCTGGGCAAGATGACGGTGGCG ATCGTGAAGGCGCTGTACTACCTGAAAGAGAAGCATGGTGTGATCCACCGTGACGTCAAGCCCTCGAACATCCTGCTGGACGAGCGGGGCCAGATCAAGCTCTGTGACTTCGGCATCAGTGGCCGTCTTGTTGATTCTAAGGCCAAGACGCGCAGCGCCGGCTGTGCCGCCTACATGGCA CCTGAGCGCATAGATCCTCCGGACCCCACCAAGCCAGACTATGATATCCGGGCTGACGTGTGGAGCCTGGGCATCTCCTTG GTGGAGCTGGCGACGGGACAGTTTCCCTACAAGAACTGCAAGACAGACTTTGAGGTCCTCACCAAAGTCCTGCAGGAAGAGCCCCCGCTCTTGCCCGGCCACATGGGCTTCTCAGGGGACTTCCAGTCCTTCGTCAAAGACTG cCTTACTAAGGATCACAGGAAGAGACCAAAGTATAATAAGCTACTT GAACACAGCTTCATCAAGCGCTACGAGATGCTGGAGGTAGACGTGGCTTCCTGGTTCAAGGATGTCATGGCGAAGACTGAGTCACCTAGGACGAGCGGAGTCCTGAGCCAGCACCACCTGCCCTTCTTCAGGTAG